The following are encoded in a window of Peromyscus eremicus chromosome 12, PerEre_H2_v1, whole genome shotgun sequence genomic DNA:
- the LOC131922401 gene encoding keratin-associated protein 20-2-like produces the protein MCYYGNYYGSLGYGYGCGYGCSYGGQGYGYGYGRFGYDCCRPYCCGRYWSYRFY, from the coding sequence ATGTGCTACTACGGAAACTACTATGGTAGTCTTGGCTATGGCTATGGCTGTGGCTATGGTTGTAGCTATGGAGGCCAGGGTTATGGCTACGGCTATGGCAGATTTGGATATGACTGCTGCAGGCCATATTGCTGTGGGAGATACTGGTCCTACAGATTCTACTGA